The following is a genomic window from Streptomyces lincolnensis.
TCGCGGCGTCGCTCGCGGTCGTCGTCCTCAGCGATCTGTTCGCCCTGGTCGCCGGAGTCAGGATCCACCTGCTGATCGACGAGGACCACGGCTTCCTCACGGCACCGCAGCGGGAGCTGGACGCCGCCTACCTGCTGTACGAACGGGCCGGAAGCCTCCAGGTCATGACGTTCCTGCCCTGCGCGGTGCTCTTCGTCGTCTGGTTCTTCCGGATGCGCCGCAACGCCGGCCTGCTGGGCCCCGACCGGCTGCGCAACGGACCCGGCTGGGCCATCGGCGCCTGGTTCGTCCCGCTGGGCAACCTCTGGATGCCGTACCGCGTCGCCGTCGACATGTGGGGAGCGAGCAGTCAACTGCCCGCCGACGGCGAGCCGTACCGGATGCCGGTCTGGCCGGTGAACCTGTGGTGGGCCCTGTTCGTCGCCAGCACCCTGTTCGGCCGCTACGCCGAGTCGCGCTACGACGACGCCGAATCGCTCGCCGAGGTCCGGGACGCCGTCGTGCAGTACATGGTGACCGACGTCCTGGACATCGCCGCCGCGGCGGCCGCGGTGTACTTCGCCGTCCGGCTGACATCCATGCAGCGCCTGAAGGCGGCCGAGGGGCCGTACCGCACGGCGGTCCCGGGGGCGGCGTAGCCGCGGCCTGACCTGCTGGGTCACCATCAGGTTCCCCAGTCACGGAAAAGTGCGTTCTTCCATGTCAGCGCACGCTCTCCTACGGTTCCTGAGTAACCACAGGGAACCACCCGGGTCCGGTGGGCCGACGGGTCACCGGAGCCCGGACAAGGAGAGGGACAGCATGGCCATCACTCTGAAGAACGCCGACGGACTGCCGAAGATCGATGTGTACCGGCAGGTGGCGATCGCCTCCGGTTCGAAGCTGGTGTTCATCGCCGGGCAGGTCGCCTGGGACGCGGAGGGCGTCACGATCGGCGAGGGCGACCTCGCCGCCCAGGTGGAGCAGGGCTACCTCAACGTCGCGACCGCGCTGGCCGAGGCCGGCGGTTCCTTCGACGACGTGGCGAGACTGACCTTCTACGTCGTCGACTGGACGCCCGACAAGATGCCCACGCTCCTGGAGGGCATCTCCCGGGCGGCGGCGAAACTGGGGGTCACTCCGGTGCCGCCTGCCACGCTGATCGGTGTCGCGGCGCTGGACGTCCCCGAGCATCTGGTCGAGATCGAGGCCACCGCGGTCCTCGACTGAGCAGGCGCCGACAGCCGCGGACGGTGCCTCCCCGGGCGCACCTCACCCCCGCGCCGAGTGGCGCCCGCCCACGCGACGCCCGCCCTTGCGCCGCAGTGTCGTGGGCAGCACCAGTCCGAGCAGCAGCCCGACGGCCAGCACGTACGGCCACCACTCCAGCCCACCGCTCGCGGTGCCCGCACCGCGTGTCTCCGCGACGGCACCCCCGGACGGGGTCTCACCGCCCCCGGAGGGCGACGGGCTCGCGGCGACGGCGCTCAGCACGACGTCGTTGCCGTCGCCGCCCCGGTAACTGATCCGGTAGGTCGTGTCGGCGAGCTTGAGCCGCGTGCCCTCCTTGAGACCGCTGAACGCCCCGACGACCTTCCCGTGCCCCGAGTGCTCCAGCACCGTGATCTCCCGCGCGGGGTCCGTCCCCGCGGCCGACAGATCGAGCGCGCCGGCCAGCCGTACCGCACCCGTCACCTTCAACGGAGCGTCCGTCAGGACCAGTTGCCCCTCGGCCCGCTGCGTGTAGTCACCGGAGACCGTGGGACCACCGGCGACCACACCCTGGTTCGTCACCGCCCCCACCACCGTGCCCTTGCCGGACAGCGCGGTGGACACACGCAGTCCCGCCGTCCCGGCGTCGAGCCGCGCCCCGGCGGTCGTGAGCCGAATCGCCTTGCTGCGGGCGAGAGTTGCTCCGGAGGAGAGGGCGAGCGTGCCCTTGGTGACCGTCGTCGTCCCGGTGTACGTCACCGACGTGCCCGTCAGGGTCGTGGTCGCCGAACCGGACTGCACGAGTGACCCGCTGCCGCTGATCCGGGACAGCGACAGCGGCTTGGCCACGTTGTTCAACACCAGCGTGCCGTCGTTGACGACCTTGTAGAGGCCGCCCCGCGTGTAGAGCCCGCCGTCGCCGCCCGGCCTGCCGAGGCCGAGCCGCAGCACGGCCCCCTTCTCGACGGTCGTCGAACCGTCGTAGTACTGGACGGCGGAGAAGGTGACGTCATTGCCCCGGGTCCCCGCGATGACGACATCCCCCGCGCCGGGCGCGGACAGCGTGTCGTGGAAGCGGCCGCCGCCGATGGGGGCGCCCAGCGTCACCGGGCCGTTGTAGTCGAAGGTGAGCAGGGAACGGGAGCGGGCCGCGAGGAGGTTGATGTAGACCGTCTCGGCGGTGCCCGGCATGAAGATCCTGTTCGTCGTGCCGTCCCCCCACCGGACATCGGCGCCCTTGATGTTGGTGCCGCGCTTGTTGACGTTCTTGTGCGCGGGCGTCCAGTTCAGGGCCGGGTCGCTGAGGGCGGGGTCGCTGTCGCCGCCCCGGTCCGACCAGCTGTACTGGCCCGTCAGGACGACCTTGCCGCCGGGCCTGGACTGGACGTTGATGTCGCTGCCGTACTCGCGCTGGTAGAAGTCCATGCCCATGGTGACGGTCTGCCCCAGCGGGGTGTCCACGGTGAAGGTGCCCTGGTTGAGGATCTTGCGCACCCGGGGCAGTGAGGTCGCGTACTCCGGGCGTCCGGCGTTCACCTGCGTGCCGTTGTCGATCACGCCGGTGAAGGAGTTCGTGCCCGACAGATCCCAGGTGCCCCACAGGAACCTGGGCTGGGTGATCAGCCCGGAGCCGCTGATGTGGCCGAGGTTGTAGGCGCTCGTCAGGGAGAGCCGCAGGGTGCCGTCGACCCGGATGTTGTCCTGGTTGAGGCGGAAGGCCGGGGTGCCGTACGGAAAGTGGCCGATCAGGCCGGTCGTGCCGCCGGTGCCGTACTGGAGGGTGGCGCCGCGCTCGACGACCACCGCGGGCGGATCGGGCGCGGTGGTGGTGACGTAGGGGTGGTTGCCGCCCTGGACGGAGACCCGCTGCCGGGACCGGGGGAGGGTGAAGTCACTGTCCTTGGCGAGGACGAGGGTTCCGGTCCCGCGCACGGTGAGGGTGCCCTCGCCGCGGAAGACCCCCTCGTACGTCGTCGTCCCCGAGGGGACGGTCACCACGGTGTCGCCGGTGAGCGTGACGTCCCGGTCGGCGAGGACGTCGGCGGTGACGTCACGGGGGCCGGCGGCCACCGCCCGGGGAGCGATGACCATCGAGGCGGTCACCATCAGGGCGATGGCCGCTGCTGTCCTGTGGGTATGGCTGCGCACGGAGCGGAGACGGTCCGGGACGCCCGCCGATAACAAAAACTGAGGCCGAGATTCCGGACACCCGGCGCCCCGACAGAAAGCGCCTTCTCTCATCGCGTCCAACCCGTTGACCTCCTGGTTCCCCAGCCTTACCTTTCGGCTGTTCGCAATGACAACAGATGTTCTCAATATCGAACATCGCTCTCAGGACACCCCACCCCCCGAGAGGCAGTCCGCATGAGCCGCACCGACGACCACCCCGAAGCCCCGGACGTTCCCAGCCGCAGACTGATGCTGAAGGGTGCCCTGGCCGCGGGCGCCCTGGCCGCCGCGCCGGGCGTCGCCCACGCCGTCCCGGACCGGAAGGCAGCCCCCTTCGTGAACCCGCTCGTCCGCAACCGGGCCGACCCGTACATCCACCGTCACTCCGACGGCTCCTACTACTTCACGGCGACCTCCCCCGAGTACGACCGGATCATCCTGCGCCGCTCCCGCACCCTGAACGGTCTCGCGACCGCCGCCGAGTCCGTGATCTGGCGCAAGCACGCCACCGGCGCCATGGGCGCGCACATCTGGGCGCCGGAGATCCACCGGATCGGCGGCAAGTGGTACATCTACTTCGCCGCGGCGCCCGCCGAGAGCGTGTGGGACATCCGCATCTGGGTCCTGGAGAACGCGAGCCGCGATCCCTTCAAGGGCACCTGGGTCGAGCGCGGCCAGGTGAAGACGGCGTGGGAGACCTTCTCCCTGGACGCCACCACCTTCACCCACCGCGGCAGCCGCTACCTCGCCTGGGCCCAGCACGAACCCGGCATGGACAACAACACCGGCATCTTCCTGTCGAGGATGGCGAACCCCTGGACCCTGACGGGCTCTCAGATACGCCTGTCCACCCCGGAGTACGACTGGGAGCGCATCGGCTTCAAGGTCAACGAGGGGCCGTCGGTCATCGCCCGCAACGGCCGGCTGTTCATGTCCTACTCGGCCAGCGCCACCGACTTCAACTACTGCATGGGTCTGCTGACCGTCGACGCGGACGCCGACCTGATGAACCCGGCCAGCTGGTCCAAGTCGCCGACGCCGGTGTTCACCAGCAACGACACCACCCAGCAGTACGGCCCGGGCCACAACTGCTTCACCGTCGCCGAGGACGGCTGCAGTGACGTCCTCGTCTACCACGCCCGCCAGTACAAGGAGATCGTCGGCGACCCGCTGAACGACCCCAACCGCCATACCCGCATCCAGAAGCTCGGCTGGAACGCGGACGGCACCCCGGACTTCGGCATCCCCGTGGCTGACACGGCCACCGCCACCACCGCCGCCACCGTCAAGGAGAGTGCGTGATGAGACGTGCCTACGCCGCTCTGCTCGCCCTCTGCCTGGCGCTGCTCGGTGCCCTGGCGACCGCCGGCCCCGCCCAGGCAGCCCCGCAGACGATCGTCAACGGCACCCAGTTCACCGACACCTCGGGCAATCCCGTGCACGCCCACGGCGGCGGGGTCATCAAGGTCGGGACCTACTACTACTGGTTCGGCGAGAACCGCAACGCCGACAACACCTTCCGGTACGTGGACGCCTACCGCTCCACCGACCTGAAGAACTGGGAGTTCAGGAACCACGTCCTGACCGAGGCCACCGACCCGGAGCTCGCGACCGCCAACATCGAGCGGCCCAAGGTCATGTACAACGCCTCCACCGGCAAGTTCGTGATGTGGATGCACAAGGAGAACGGCGTCGACTACAGCGAGGCCCGTGCCGCCGTCGCCGTCTCCGACACCGTGGACGGCGACTACACCTGGCGGGGCAGCTTCCGCCCGCTCGGCCAGCACATGTCCCGCGACATCACCGTCTTCGTGGACACCGACGGCGCCGGCTACATGGTCTCCGCCGCCCGCGAGAACTACGACCTCCAGATCTACCGGCTCACCGCCGACTACACCGGCATCGCGAGCCTGGTCGCCGACCCCTGGCACGGCGGCCACCGCGAGGCGCCCGCGCTCTTCAAGCGGGGCGGCGTCTACTTCATGCTCACTTCGGGCGCCACCGGCTGGAGCCCCAACCAGCAGCAGTACGCCACCGCCACCTCCCTCGCCGGTCCCTGGACGGCGATGAAGAATGTCGGCGACTCGACGACGTACGGCTCGCAGACCGCGTTCGTCCTTCCCGTGCAGGGCAGTTCGGGCACCTCCTACCTCTACCTGGGCGACCGCTGGGGCAACTCCTTCGGCGGGACCGTCAACGACTCGCGGTACGTGTGGCTGCCGTTGACCTTCCCGAGCTCCACCTCGATGTCCATGGCATGGGCGCCGGAGGTCACCGTCGACACGGCGGCCGGGACCATCAGCGGCACGAGTGCCACGTACAACACGCTCATCGCCCGGCACTCCTCCAGGTGCGCCGACGTCACCAGCCAGTCGCTGTGGCAGGGCGCTCAGCTCAAGCAGTACGACTGCAACGGCGGCGGCAACCAGAGGTACTGGTTCAAGCCGGTGGGCGGCGGCTACCACCAGCTGATGGTCAGGAACAGCTCGCTGTGCGTGCAGGAGAACGCGAGCACCGTCAGCCAGGAGAACTGCAACGCCTCCTCGACCGCCCAGCAGTGGTCGGTGACCGCCACCGGCTCCTACGTGACCGTCAAGTCCCGCGCGAGTGGTGAGTGCCTGGACGTGAACGGCGCGTCCACCGCCAACGCCGCCGCGATCATCACGTACACGTGCAACGGGGCGACGAACCAGCAGTGGACGCGCGGTACCTGAGGCGTCCTCAGGCGAGCAGGTCGATCGCGTCGATCGAGGTGCCCGCGCTGAGGTAGCCGGCGGCCCCCGAACCGCTCACCACGTCGATCTTCAGCACGTTGTACTGGCCGGTGTCCGTGAGCCAGGCGGTCGCCGGAACGCTGTAGGTGAACGTGTGGTTGTTGCCCCGGTAGGACCCGTTGGTCAGGGACCGGGTGCTCGGCTGGGTGGGCGGGGAGGGGATCGCCGAGGTCCAGGAGTTGACGGCGATCTGCGGCCGGCCGTTGGCGTAGGCCGTCGTCACGCCGATGCGCAGGGTGTGCGCGGCGGCGGCCTGGGCGGCGGTCAGCTTGAAGTACACCAGCAGACCGCTGTTGACGTCCTTCCAGAGATAGCAGGGGAAGGCCGAGGTCTCGCTGCCGCTGCCGATCACCACGTTGCCCGTCCAGGCGGCGGCCCGCACGTCCGACGGGTGGGCGTACGTCATCAGGTCGGCGTTCTTGA
Proteins encoded in this region:
- a CDS encoding DUF4328 domain-containing protein, with translation MSASSDLRPRPSLPGGVPRPARGLLAAVAASLAVVVLSDLFALVAGVRIHLLIDEDHGFLTAPQRELDAAYLLYERAGSLQVMTFLPCAVLFVVWFFRMRRNAGLLGPDRLRNGPGWAIGAWFVPLGNLWMPYRVAVDMWGASSQLPADGEPYRMPVWPVNLWWALFVASTLFGRYAESRYDDAESLAEVRDAVVQYMVTDVLDIAAAAAAVYFAVRLTSMQRLKAAEGPYRTAVPGAA
- a CDS encoding RidA family protein, with protein sequence MAITLKNADGLPKIDVYRQVAIASGSKLVFIAGQVAWDAEGVTIGEGDLAAQVEQGYLNVATALAEAGGSFDDVARLTFYVVDWTPDKMPTLLEGISRAAAKLGVTPVPPATLIGVAALDVPEHLVEIEATAVLD
- a CDS encoding autotransporter; protein product: MVIAPRAVAAGPRDVTADVLADRDVTLTGDTVVTVPSGTTTYEGVFRGEGTLTVRGTGTLVLAKDSDFTLPRSRQRVSVQGGNHPYVTTTAPDPPAVVVERGATLQYGTGGTTGLIGHFPYGTPAFRLNQDNIRVDGTLRLSLTSAYNLGHISGSGLITQPRFLWGTWDLSGTNSFTGVIDNGTQVNAGRPEYATSLPRVRKILNQGTFTVDTPLGQTVTMGMDFYQREYGSDINVQSRPGGKVVLTGQYSWSDRGGDSDPALSDPALNWTPAHKNVNKRGTNIKGADVRWGDGTTNRIFMPGTAETVYINLLAARSRSLLTFDYNGPVTLGAPIGGGRFHDTLSAPGAGDVVIAGTRGNDVTFSAVQYYDGSTTVEKGAVLRLGLGRPGGDGGLYTRGGLYKVVNDGTLVLNNVAKPLSLSRISGSGSLVQSGSATTTLTGTSVTYTGTTTVTKGTLALSSGATLARSKAIRLTTAGARLDAGTAGLRVSTALSGKGTVVGAVTNQGVVAGGPTVSGDYTQRAEGQLVLTDAPLKVTGAVRLAGALDLSAAGTDPAREITVLEHSGHGKVVGAFSGLKEGTRLKLADTTYRISYRGGDGNDVVLSAVAASPSPSGGGETPSGGAVAETRGAGTASGGLEWWPYVLAVGLLLGLVLPTTLRRKGGRRVGGRHSARG
- a CDS encoding family 43 glycosylhydrolase; its protein translation is MSRTDDHPEAPDVPSRRLMLKGALAAGALAAAPGVAHAVPDRKAAPFVNPLVRNRADPYIHRHSDGSYYFTATSPEYDRIILRRSRTLNGLATAAESVIWRKHATGAMGAHIWAPEIHRIGGKWYIYFAAAPAESVWDIRIWVLENASRDPFKGTWVERGQVKTAWETFSLDATTFTHRGSRYLAWAQHEPGMDNNTGIFLSRMANPWTLTGSQIRLSTPEYDWERIGFKVNEGPSVIARNGRLFMSYSASATDFNYCMGLLTVDADADLMNPASWSKSPTPVFTSNDTTQQYGPGHNCFTVAEDGCSDVLVYHARQYKEIVGDPLNDPNRHTRIQKLGWNADGTPDFGIPVADTATATTAATVKESA
- a CDS encoding RICIN domain-containing protein, with the translated sequence MRRAYAALLALCLALLGALATAGPAQAAPQTIVNGTQFTDTSGNPVHAHGGGVIKVGTYYYWFGENRNADNTFRYVDAYRSTDLKNWEFRNHVLTEATDPELATANIERPKVMYNASTGKFVMWMHKENGVDYSEARAAVAVSDTVDGDYTWRGSFRPLGQHMSRDITVFVDTDGAGYMVSAARENYDLQIYRLTADYTGIASLVADPWHGGHREAPALFKRGGVYFMLTSGATGWSPNQQQYATATSLAGPWTAMKNVGDSTTYGSQTAFVLPVQGSSGTSYLYLGDRWGNSFGGTVNDSRYVWLPLTFPSSTSMSMAWAPEVTVDTAAGTISGTSATYNTLIARHSSRCADVTSQSLWQGAQLKQYDCNGGGNQRYWFKPVGGGYHQLMVRNSSLCVQENASTVSQENCNASSTAQQWSVTATGSYVTVKSRASGECLDVNGASTANAAAIITYTCNGATNQQWTRGT